The following is a genomic window from Epinephelus moara isolate mb chromosome 17, YSFRI_EMoa_1.0, whole genome shotgun sequence.
gataagcggttacggaaaaatTAATGAACtgggttaatgtgtggttacaCTTAGGCACAAAAGCTACTAGGTTAGGGTTGGGGAACCACACATTAACCCAGTTCATTAATTTTCCGACCACTGTTCGAGgccaacaaacaccaaaactgaGTGCCTTTTAGCTTACTAAAAGGCACtcagttttggtgtttgttggcCTCGAACAGTGGTCCGCAGTTGCCTGCAGACAAACAAGGTAAAATCTTCAATTCTTAAGCATGGGTGCCACTATGGAGCTctgcaaaatgaaaatcatACAGGAAGCTGCATTGTGAAACAAGCTGGCCTCAATGCTACATCCTTCTGCCATTCAAAAAGTCACTACTGTTGTATAGGATCTACAACAACATGTTATAGTTTAAAGTGAATACTGAAGCTCCCATTTCTACTGCTGCAACCAATGGAGCATCATTATCATAACACCTCATTTGGGGCCCTCTGTGGGTGGCTCTGTGGAACAAGGTGTGAACCACAGGGTGTGCTCTGGGTGTGCTGCATGTTATCATGCAGCCCATTTTGTGTGTCAGCTAATCAGGTCTTGCACTTATCTTTTCTCTGAATTGCCTCCACACATTTCCCAATCACTGAAGGAAAATGTTACAATCTAGTGACCAAAGTACTTTTTCTCCTCAGTGCTCGAGCCCTCTGCTTGACTTGGTGTGAAGTTCTTTTTCTAAATTCAGCAGCTACAAAAACAATTTTGTACACGACAGTCTCACATTTGTTTGTGGTTTGCACTGAGAGATGTCATGATAAGACTCTGTGTGTTATTCTGTTTAAAGGTACAGCACAGCATGCGTATAGTGTCTGACATTTCCCATCTTACAGTACATGCCTTTTAAATTTATAgaatgatgattttttttaaggtcCACATTATTTAATTATCATGTTCATGTTATCTTGGTGTGTTGGTACATCCTGTGGTCCTGTGGTATTGTGCAACTACTTAGGCAATATGATTGCATAACTTCTGCACATTTCTCAGAATTCTTTAAGTTACAGCCCTGCAGAAAAGAATATATTATAATGTGTTTAGTAcgaaaagtgtttttgtctcAGTCCATATGAGCACTCAGTAGGTTCTTCTTCACGCAAAGAATTTGTGTCATACAGGAAGTTGTTGAAACTAAAGATAAATTCGGTGGTGAGGCTGTCAGATGGAGGTGTTCACTATTCTCTGTTTGTGAGATATTTGATAAACAACTGATATGATGAAAGAAGACGCAAGGTGCAAGCCATGCTTGaacgctgctttgtcactttctgACCCACCAACCCATGATATTTTCTGGTAAGCCTTTCCAAACCAGCCCAGGACTCACAGATGTGTCGACCCATCACTAGTTCCCAGCTATCACTCAGTGAAACTTAGGAGTAGTGATACAAAAGCCTAGCGCAGCAGCTGGATTTCTTGTAAATTCCCACAACCTATACATTAAAATGAAGTTTAAAACCTGTAGTTTTTAGCTGTAGTCTGTAAAATTCCTCCATTTAGAAAACCCTGTCAAAGTATAAATAAACGCAAGCGCAACATCATTGGAATTTAAACTTATTTCCTTCCACTGAAGGATGTATTTTCTACATGTCTTTACTGCAAATAGATTCTATCTACAATGCGAAATGGAATCATTTTATGTATAAAACATTCTTGTAAGTTTCTGGCTGATCAAtgtcccctgttaaagggttgaGGGTGGGCTTTCAGACTGTTCATAAAATTTTGtttagttaaaaacaaaattagagagagagaaagaaagatgaaTAGCAGGCTaggaaatatattttatgataAATTCATTGCCAATAAATATTAGGTTAGAAAAGATTTAACTTTTCAGAAATTTCAGAAGCACCACTTTGCTACGGTTTGCGGGTTGAACAACGTATTTCTTTAAAATGGTGTGAAACGGGCTTTGAGGTAccctttttctcatttgttgagtgtgtcagaggtgttaccCACTCAGCAGTGGTACATGTCTAGTAGATCTTTACTTATTGTAATTGTATTGTAAGAATTTACTCTTGCTTTAGCAATGAAAACATGTATTCCCCACGCCAATAAAGCCTCTTTGAATTAAACTGAGTTTAAACCCGCTGTATTAAAAGGCAGTGTACCtgcataacataacataacatggTGTTCAATGCACCTCTGTTTCTGTTACCATTTTGCTATGTTTTGTCCTGATATAGAGACAGATCATTgtgttggttgaacagatactgATAATGATGGCTCTGTACACCTCTACATAATAAAGATATGATAACTAGCTTGAAGTAGGAAGTTAGGAAGCTTGACAAGAACAGAATATGATGAATTGTTTAGCCTAATCCTATAATATTCAACAGTTCCACATTACGTCTTTTAAAGCATGAAAGGACAACAAGTGATTTCCGAAGCTGGCAAATCTCTTTGGGGGTCAAACAACCTATCAATTCTTTGTGattggcaaaaaaaacatttctataTCTGGATTGGCTTCATCTAGGACAAACATTTCACAACAGTTTATACAATGATTAAGACCTTTAATTATTTAAAGATTAGAATATGAGGCAGAAGTGTTTCCAAACTTAAAATGAGAGTCAGTAGCTGTTAAACTCCACTTATTTGTGGATGCTTGAGTGTTTATTCCCCCGGTAAACAGTCACTAAGCATGAGTTAAGTTAAAATTAGTTACTCTGCTTTTGTCTTTCTCCGGGACTTTCGGCAGCAGAGAATCTTACAGATTAAGACTGAAGCCCAGACAAACGCCCCAATGATGGCCATAATGAAAACAGCCACATCCAGGCAGTAGTAGGAGTACCAAGGCAGACTAAAACCTGCAGAGTGCAGATGGGCTGCTCCTTTGTTCCTGATAACGTACTCGATCCAAAAGATGGCGGTGTCCATAGGAGACATTGGCCGGTCGTGGTGTAGCCTTGAGAGACGCTGAATGTTGTCACGGTACGAGGGATTCTCTAGGACGTCCTTTAAAGCCTCTAGGAAGTCTTCTTTTGTCAGTGATTCAGCTTCCACCACCCGAGCGGCCCCGCGTACTTTCAGCCGgtgcaggttgtcaaactggtCAAAGAGGAGGGGCAGGCCCACAACAGGCACGCCATGGTAAATGGCCTCATACATGCCGTTGGTGCCTCCGTGGGCTACAAAGGCACGAGTCTTGGGGTGTCCCAGGAGGTCTTTCTGAGGCAGCCATTTCATCAGCAGGGTGTTGCTCCCGAGGGATGAAGGCTTTTCACCCACAAACTTCCACACCACCTTCTGAGGtagctgagcaagagcagtaGCGATGGCCTCTGTGGTCTCACGAGGCAGCGCTGACACCAGCGTCCCCAGAGACATGACCACCACCCCATGCTCCCCAGAGCTCTGCATGAAGGCCTCCAGCTCATCAGGGAGGGGACCAGGCTTTTTGCACTGGAACCCTCCTATGTAGATCACGTTGGGCATGGTGGGGCGAGGGAACTCAAAGACAAAATCTGCCCTCAACAGCCAGATATCAGCTGCACGCTGCAAAGACAGCAAGTCAGTTCCAGGAGGGAAATGCCGTTGGAATAGATCTGAGTAGGCAGGGTTAATAACATAGTGTTGTTCAACAAAACTATAGAGATGATGTAACATGTTCTTGGTTCTTTCCATGAAATCCATCTGGTCATGAAGTTCACTTCCTGACACAGGGACATAGGAGACAGGAGAAGGAGCAATGGTGAAATGGCCCTCACCATTATTGATCCAACGCACATTAAAAACCATCGGGAGCTTGAGGTAACTACCCAGAATAACCCCAATAGTCAGACCAGGGTCGGTTAACATCAAGTCAAACTCAATATCTTGCAGCTTCTTTATAAAAACAGGATCATCTAACATTGTGGCAACCGCTCTAGCAAGGATTTCATGGCCCTTTGCCAACATGGATGTGATCAAGCGCTGTTGGCAGAAAGTGCGTATAAAAGTCAGCGACCTGCGGCATTCCATAACATTTAGTAGCATTTTATTGTAGTAGTTCAAGTCCGCCTCATCCTCCAGCATGGGCACATTAATAGAAGTGTAGATCGAAGAGTTACTTGGGATGTACCAGCTCCGGGCAGAGCGCAGCACAGTGATTTCATGGCCTCTGGAATGCAGTTCACGGAGGATCACCTCCATGTTGATCCAGTGGCTGCCATCAACGGGCACTACCAGGatcctgctgctgttacagCAAGTGGGCCCGAGCAACAGGAAGCAGAGCCCTGTCAGCAATATAGGGATCATGCCGGCCATTTTCTGGGAGAAACAACAGACAGAGATGATAAGGTTTGTAAAACTCTGTAACCTTAAGGTATAGCTTACGTCTTATCTGTCAGAACCCTACTTTACCCACGTCAATCACCATGTGGTCCGCTGCTACATGTGGGCTATCTTTAGTATTTTCTCTGTCACTTTGTTTGGGGGCTACaggcaaaaacctcaggcttcagacccaGATACTCTGTTTCTAACTGTTTTTCTACATTCATCTTGTTTCTACTACAACAATATGACGTCAGATCATGACCAGGTACTCTGCTGCAAGTGCTTACTTttcatacactgctacatgtagctacatgctaatgtcaggtaAACATGAAATCTTGGGGTCAGATGTTGCTAATTTCTCCTcgatttcggatcatatttctgctggaacatcAAGGGACTGCCCTGGAAGTGCGCTGGCCGTAGTAGTGTCCAGACAGTGGAATTACTTCTGGGACTGTCACGTAATGCCATTGAGCCCAAAAGGACTTTTTTCTTATGGACttacattttgaaagagacatctTTAAATCAGtgcatacattttttgagcatcacaacacCTGCagaatgacttgtttcactactGGGATTTGATGCAATAAGTCCAATTAACATTTCGAAAGTCTAAGAGGAGCTGTTCAACAAACTGGGCCCTGTCTCGAATGCTGGATCCAGTTCTCTTTAAACATCCATGAAgtacatgtaatcttggttgacAGCGCTGTAAAATTTCCCAAATTTTTGATCATGTTCCTGTTTGAACATATTCAGCTGTGAATGCCTCAGAAACTTTTATTGGTTATTTTTCACTGTAGAAAGTACCACTATTCACAGTTAAAGTCATTCCTtggctgcaatgacagtgcagagacgCCAAGATTCAGCAGTTCTGGAAGAccagaaaatgtgaaaacaaatgtgttttttgaccgTTAAAGCATGAAACATGTGGTAGTAGTAGAAACCCTAAATACAAGtgcacctgaaaatgagcatagtAAGGCCTCCATTAACCTTACATTACTGTTACAGATTTCCAACATTATGATTAGAAAGATTAACTTGAAGCCATCACTGATATTAAAGTATTCTAATTGCAATCGGAGTGAAGTTTAACTCCACAGTGAGAAGTACATACATTCActccacaaaaaaagaaaaaagaaactgtttGCTTGAGCAGTTATCATACATATGTATCTTGGTgtagtatttctattttatcaATGTGTATCTCTTGCTGTATGATCTAAagtgagataaaaaaaatatagttAAAGGTAGTtcataaataatttttttctttttcttttctttttttgttaaattgaaaaagaaaagtacaAAAAGTTTACCTAATGCCTCACCTGGTTCTTGTTGTATCAAAATCCAGAAGTTTGGATTGAGCTACACGTCCTCAGTGAGCTGGGATCCTATGTGATATCTGTGTTTCTGCACAGCTTAACTTTTACTCGTTACTGGGTCAAAGTCCAGCATGTGGGTTTACACTGATCCAAAGGTCTGTGCAGTGTAGTATAGTAAAGACTGATGTTGTAACCCAACTTTCTTGTTTGGTAACATTCTCCAATCCATCTGGCTTGTGTTTTGCTGGGCCTGCTGCCCCCGATACCCAACTTCAGATAAGCGagtgaagatggatggatggatggatggatggatggatggatggatggatggatgaaatacctaattttagtgatcaccaagtctcttctgtagtggaattaacatcatactATACATGTATACTCATATTGTGATggcacaccagcagatggagacataaaatacaatactcTTCAGTTTCTGTAATatttattgtgcaaaataagaaaaagcatgttggccgattcagACAGTTCATTTAAAGCTGATGTTGCCCAATACTGATGACGTGCCAATATTACCGTGCATCCctaatgaaaatatataaataaaataaagtgctaTTAATGATAATGATTTGGGTTTGGCGAATGTCTCAGTGACTCAACTCAATTCACAACTTGgatgacagttttttttagaGATTCCTAATTCAGTACTCACAGCCAAGTTCAATGCACAGATGTGACAACAGGATCGTTTGAGAAGAGCCAGGCCTGCACAGAATTGATTACCACCGACTGCtgcccagtgcatgctggttaAGGTCGAGACataccaaaccaacatcaaagaaatGGTCTTGACAAAGTccaactgttgcatcacctcacatcgcctgtgtcttggccaaaaagttgcttTTCAGCATACTGCAAAGACGGCAGCCAACAGCCAATAGCACGTACGCTCAGCACCGACATGAGAGGAAATAGCTGTTCATAGCAGCAGGCGCTGTGGTCTGTTTTTGTTATTCAAAAAGGGGAAAGTTGAAGACCGACAAGACGGATTGAAGATACtgattagccagttagcacagaGTGTTGGCTTGGTGCGTCAGGGCCCTTAGATTTGTGTCTGACTTGAGCCCGGCTTGCTCTGATGTCATGAACACGTGGGCGACAATAACTTCACAAGATCGAGGcagccgcagtttttagagccaggagCTGCAGTCACTCTACACTGATTGCAAGAACCAGGGCAATAATCTTTATTTCACT
Proteins encoded in this region:
- the ugt5g1 gene encoding UDP glucuronosyltransferase 5 family, polypeptide G1 gives rise to the protein MAGMIPILLTGLCFLLLGPTCCNSSRILVVPVDGSHWINMEVILRELHSRGHEITVLRSARSWYIPSNSSIYTSINVPMLEDEADLNYYNKMLLNVMECRRSLTFIRTFCQQRLITSMLAKGHEILARAVATMLDDPVFIKKLQDIEFDLMLTDPGLTIGVILGSYLKLPMVFNVRWINNGEGHFTIAPSPVSYVPVSGSELHDQMDFMERTKNMLHHLYSFVEQHYVINPAYSDLFQRHFPPGTDLLSLQRAADIWLLRADFVFEFPRPTMPNVIYIGGFQCKKPGPLPDELEAFMQSSGEHGVVVMSLGTLVSALPRETTEAIATALAQLPQKVVWKFVGEKPSSLGSNTLLMKWLPQKDLLGHPKTRAFVAHGGTNGMYEAIYHGVPVVGLPLLFDQFDNLHRLKVRGAARVVEAESLTKEDFLEALKDVLENPSYRDNIQRLSRLHHDRPMSPMDTAIFWIEYVIRNKGAAHLHSAGFSLPWYSYYCLDVAVFIMAIIGAFVWASVLICKILCCRKSRRKTKAE